The following proteins are encoded in a genomic region of Methanoculleus bourgensis MS2:
- a CDS encoding ATPase domain-containing protein, translating into MATSEDANNSILEMPDRTILSTGNTELDKKIADGLPLQSLSLIEGENDTGKSVLTQQIIWGALKQGFNVDLFSTENTSKSFLTQMESMSLDISDYFAWGYLRVFPMHVVGFEWTKEKMQGTLERMIAYMEQSRAEVIVIDSLTLFTEYARQDTVLTFFTNCKNLVDHGKTILITLHTYAFVEDSLVRIRSICDAHLFMKKALVGGKYVMMLEVVKVRGARKTTGNIISFEVHPGYGIKIIPVSVAKV; encoded by the coding sequence ATGGCTACAAGCGAAGACGCAAACAACAGCATCCTTGAGATGCCTGATCGGACGATCCTCTCGACCGGGAACACCGAACTCGACAAGAAGATCGCAGACGGCCTCCCGCTCCAGTCCCTCTCGCTCATCGAGGGAGAGAACGACACAGGAAAGAGCGTGCTGACCCAGCAGATCATATGGGGGGCCTTAAAACAGGGATTCAACGTCGACCTCTTCTCGACTGAGAACACGAGCAAGAGTTTCCTCACCCAGATGGAGTCGATGAGCCTCGATATCTCCGACTACTTCGCCTGGGGCTACCTCCGGGTCTTTCCCATGCACGTCGTCGGTTTCGAATGGACGAAGGAGAAGATGCAGGGGACGCTTGAGCGGATGATCGCCTACATGGAGCAGAGCAGGGCAGAGGTGATCGTCATCGACTCCCTCACGCTCTTCACCGAGTACGCCAGGCAGGACACGGTCCTCACGTTCTTCACGAACTGCAAAAACCTCGTCGACCACGGCAAGACCATCCTGATCACCCTGCACACCTACGCCTTCGTCGAGGACTCCCTTGTCCGTATCCGCTCGATCTGCGACGCTCACCTCTTCATGAAGAAGGCGCTCGTCGGCGGCAAGTACGTCATGATGCTCGAGGTCGTCAAGGTCCGCGGCGCACGAAAGACGACGGGGAACATCATCAGTTTCGAGGTCCACCCCGGGTACGGCATCAAGATCATCCCGGTCTCGGTTGCGAAGGTGTGA
- a CDS encoding flagellar protein FlaF, with product MSAGPLVASGIGILLLVVTAYVLVGGTLATTEVMVEAQSNLAMYQEARMRTAIEIQNTTIVDNETLSVEVKNTGSEPVVDIQLIDVYLHIGNAPVYVPYNVGDVNYWSNMGIDPDHIHPRELDPGETLTLRITHEKDAQPTWVQVVTPNGVSSSAYIR from the coding sequence ATGAGTGCGGGACCCCTCGTTGCATCCGGGATCGGCATCCTCCTCCTGGTCGTCACCGCCTACGTCCTGGTCGGCGGCACCCTCGCAACCACTGAGGTGATGGTCGAGGCCCAGAGCAATCTCGCCATGTACCAGGAAGCCCGGATGCGGACGGCGATCGAGATCCAGAACACGACGATCGTCGACAACGAGACCCTCTCTGTCGAGGTGAAGAACACCGGGAGCGAACCGGTCGTCGATATCCAGCTGATCGACGTCTACCTCCACATCGGGAACGCCCCGGTCTATGTCCCCTATAATGTGGGGGATGTGAACTACTGGAGCAATATGGGGATAGACCCTGACCATATCCACCCCAGGGAACTTGACCCCGGCGAGACCCTCACCCTCCGGATCACCCACGAGAAAGACGCACAACCCACATGGGTCCAGGTCGTCACCCCGAACGGGGTCTCGAGTTCAGCATACATCCGGTGA